A single Antechinus flavipes isolate AdamAnt ecotype Samford, QLD, Australia chromosome 5, AdamAnt_v2, whole genome shotgun sequence DNA region contains:
- the SSTR3 gene encoding somatostatin receptor type 3, protein MDIASPPPPASASSGPENASLSWPEDFFTGNLSVSPASTGLDVSGVLIPLVYLAVCVVGLLGNSLVIYVVLRHTVSPSVTNVYILNLALADELFMLGLPFLAAQNALSYWPFGSLMCRLVMAVDSINQFTSIFCLTVMSVDRYLAVVHPTRSSRWRTAPVARAVSAAVWVASAVVVLPVVVFSGVPRGMNTCHIQWPEPAAAWQTGFIVYTAALGFFGPLLVICLCYLLIVVKVRSASRRVQVTSSKRRRSERRVTRMVVAVVALFVLCWLPFYVLNIVNVVCPLPEEPSLFGVYFLVVVLPYANSCANPIIYGFLSYRFKQGFRRVLLRPSRRVQNQEPPTGPPEKTEEEEEEEEDEREARKAMNGRVSHISQPGNGGQEQPPCRPYGSEQKPLPEEPPGGEKSSTLQTSYL, encoded by the coding sequence ATGGACATCGCCAGCCCCCCTCCTCCAGCGTCTGCATCCTCAGGACCAGAGAATGCCTCTCTCAGCTGGCCAGAAGACTTTTTCACGGGAAACCTGTCCGTATCCCCAGCCAGCACGGGCCTGGATGTGAGCGGCGTACTGATCCCCCTGGTATACCTGGCGGTGTGCGTGGTGGGCCTGCTGGGCAATTCCCTGGTGATCTACGTGGTGCTTCGGCACACCGTGAGTCCGTCGGTGACCAACGTCTACATCCTCAACCTGGCCCTGGCTGACGAGCTCTTCATGCTGGGCCTGCCCTTCCTGGCTGCCCAGAACGCCCTCTCCTACTGGCCCTTTGGCTCTCTGATGTGTCGCCTCGTCATGGCCGTCGACAGCATCAACCAATTTACCAGCATCTTCTGCCTGACTGTCATGAGCGTGGACCGCTACCTGGCCGTGGTGCATCCCACCAGGTCGTCCCGCTGGCGCACGGCTCCCGTGGCGCGGGCGGTGAGCGCGGCCGTGTGGGTGGCCTCGGCGGTCGTGGTGCTGCCCGTGGTCGTTTTCTCGGGAGTCCCGCGGGGCATGAACACCTGCCACATCCAGTGGCCCGAGCCGGCCGCCGCCTGGCAGACGGGCTTTATCGTCTACACGGCGGCTCTGGGCTTCTTCGGGCCGCTGCTGGTGATCTGCCTCTGCTACCTTCTCATCGTGGTCAAGGTGCGCTCGGCCAGCCGGCGGGTCCAGGTGACGTCCTCCAAGCGGCGGCGGTCCGAGAGGCGGGTCACGCGCATGGTGGTGGCCGTGGTGGCCCTTTTTGTGTTGTGCTGGCTGCCCTTCTACGTGCTGAACATCGTCAACGTGGTCTGTCCCCTGCCCGAGGAACCCTCCCTCTTTGGCGTCTACTTCCTGGTGGTCGTGCTGCCCTATGCCAACAGCTGCGCCAACCCCATCATCTACGGTTTCCTCTCCTACCGCTTCAAACAGGGCTTCCGAAGGGTCTTGCTCCGGCCCTCCAGGAGGGTCCAAAACCAGGAGCCACCCACCGGACCCCCTGAGAAAacggaggaggaagaggaggaggaggaggatgaaagaGAAGCCAGAAAAGCTATGAATGGACGAGTCAGTCATATCAGCCAACCAGGCAACGGTGGGCAGGAGCAACCACCCTGCAGACCCTATGGCAGTGAACAGAAGCCTCTCCCAGAGGAGCCACCTGGAGGGGAGAAGTCCAGCACTCTGCAGACAAGCTATTTGTAA